The Natrinema saccharevitans genome includes the window GCCGGCGACGGCGACGGCCTCTTCCTCCGGCCGGTCGTCGGCTGCCTCGGAGTCACCGCCGAACTCCGCGAGTCCGGTCTGGCCCGCCTCAGTCATGGTACCCCGGTTGGCAGTCGCCGGATAAAAACCCCTGCAATCCCCGCCCGCGAGGGGCTCGCGGGCGGGTCGTTCGGAAGCGGTCGGCCGCAGTAAGTAGTCACACGCAGGGCGCAGTCCTGCCCGGACAGCGAGACGACGTTCGGGAGAACACTTGCGGAGGCAACAAGACATATAACGTGGTAACACTTAGCATATGTTCAGGTGATCGATGTGTCCACCTACCTAAACGACGACGCGACGGACCGGCGCGAACCGAGTAGCCAGCCGGCGGGGACCGCGACCATCGAGTCCTACGAGACCGAGGACGGCGTCGTCTTCTATGACGCCGAGAACCCGCTCGCCTGGGTGGAAACCTCCCGGACGCTCACCCTCGAGGAACTGGCCTGATACGGTCTGTTGTAACGAGTTCCCCGGCGTAACCGCGACCCCCTTGCGGTTGCACCGGAACTGACTTACGACGGACCGTATGAACCGGCCGCGAAGAGAACGTTTTTCCTTCCAGTGCCCGACGATCCGCCTGTGGTCTTTGACCGGACCGAGAACGAGCCCGACGAGTGGGACCCCGAAGAGGAGTACTACGACCCCGACAGCGACGGGTTGACCATCCCACAGGTGTCGGGAGACGACGGTCCGGGCGATCTCGACGACCTCTCGAGCGCGATCGAATCGCCGGAAGTCGAGGTGAACGACGCGGACGTGCCGGCCGACCTCCTCCAGACCTTCTGGGCACTCGTATTGGTTCTCAACGCCGCCGTCTTGGCCGTCTCACTGGGTCTGTTGATTCTCCTGTTCGAAGGGTACTCGACCCGCGTGCCCGCGCTGGTAGTCGCCGGCGTCGTGTTGTTCGGGTTCGCCGTGCGACGGTACAGACGGTTCCAAGCGGACGATCCCGACGCCGAACCGCGACCGGAATCCGACGACGGGGCCGAAACTACTTCAGGATCGGTGGCCCAAGAGCAGTCACCGAACCGAGACGAGCCTTCATGAACACAGTCGAGGACGACACCGGAAAGCGGTACCTGCTTCGCAAACGCTCCGAGGACGCGAGTCTGGTCCGCGATCCAGAAACCGGCAACGAGTGTTACATCCGAAACGACCGCCTCGAGGCCGTCGACCAAACGGCCCTCGAGACGGCGGCTCGGAGCGTCCCGGACCCCGTTCTGACCCTCCTGACGAGCGTTCACGACGCGGAGACGCTCGGCCTCCTCGTCGAACTCGCCGAGCGGGGGCCGCTCGGGGTCCGGACCCTGCTCGACGCCTACGACTTCTGTGAGAGCGATCTGCACGGCCGCCTGACGGTCCTCTCGGCTGCCGGCCTGCTCGAGGAGGCCGAGATCGCAGGAGAGCGCGGGTATCGAGTGACCGAAGACTGCGAGACGGCACTCGAGGCGATCAGACCGACCGTCGACTCGACGACCGACGCGGACTGAGCGACGTCCCGAGGCGTCGTCAGTCCGATGCGAGCAGTTCCGACTCGGGCGGCTCGCCGCGCTGGAGTCGCGAGCGGTTCGACGTGGCGTCTTTCTCGACGCGGACCAGCGAGTCGGCCGCGCCGACCAGTTCCTCGTCGTGGCTGACGACGACGATCTGTTCGACGCCGAAGTCGTTGCGCATCGACTCGATCAGCGAGACCAGTTGCGTCACGTGGCCCGAGTCGAGAAAGACCGTCGGCTCGTCGAGGATCAGTGGCGGCATCGGTGCCGCCCCCTCGACGCCCTCAGCGAGTAGCCGGTAGATCGCACACCGCAGGCTGAGGTTGAACAGCGCCCGTTCGCCGCCCGAGAGCTGTTCGGGCTCTAAGGCCTCGCCGTCCTTCTGATAGACGGTCAGTCGGTAGTCGCCGTCCAGATCGATCGCGGCGTAGGAGTCGTTCTGGTAGACCAGCTCGAAGGTCTCGTTGAGCAACCGCTCTAAGGTCTCGACGTTGCGCTGGCGCAACTCCGCGCGTAACTCGCCGTAGGTGGTCTGGAGCGTCTCGGCCTCGTCGTACAGCGATTCGAGGTGCTCGCACCGTTCCTCGACGGTCTCGAGGCGCCCGCGCAGCCGGTCGAGTTCCTCGAGTTTTTCTTCGACGCCGCCGATCTGTCCCTGAACCGCGTCGCGGTCGGCCTCGAGGTCCGTGAGTTTCTCGTCGACCCGTTCGATGTAGGCCGCGGCATTCTCCTCGTCTTCCCGGGCCGTTTCGACGCGGTCCTCGTCGAACTCGGACTCCAGTTCGCGCTTTCGCTCGCGCTTTTCCGAGAGGGTCTCACGGCGCTCCTCGTTCATCTCGGCCCAGTCCTGCCGACGCTCGCGCAGCCGTTCGATCTCGTCGGCGAGGGCGGCCCGCTCGTCCGCGATTTCGGCGGCGCGCTCGAGCGTCTCGATCTCCGCCGTGATCTCGCCGCGTTCGGCGTTTAGCTCGCCGAGTGCGCTCCGCGCGTCGGCGACCTCGGCCTCGCGCTCCTCGGCGGCGGCCCGCTTTTCCTCGGCCTCGGCCGCGAGGTCGTCGGCCTCCTCACACAGCGCGTCGCGCTGGTCGCGTCGGTCCGCAAGCGCCTCGCGTTTCTCCGCGAGCAACTGCGAGACGTTCTCGCGGTTGTCCTCGAGTCGCTCGACCTCCCGTTCGGCCTCGCACAGCGTTTCCGCGCGCTCGAGTCGCTCGTCGAGGGCGTCGCGTTCGGCCGTGAGTTCCTCGCGCCTGTCCTCGAGGTCGGCGAGTTCCGTCCGTTTGTCCTCGAGGACGTCGACGTGGGGCGAGTCCTCGACGGGCTGGCCGCACTCGGGGCACTTGCCCTCTTCGAGCAGCCGTTCGCTCTCCTCGATTGCGTTTTCCGCGGCCCGGATATCGGCGGTGACGTCGTTGATTGCCGCGGTCAGTTCCTCGCGGTCGGCCTCGAGGTCGGCGAGGTGGGCCTCGGCCTCGCCGAACGCGATCGGGGCGTCGTCGAACCGGTCGCGGGCGGCCTCTAGATCGTCGGCGAGAGCGTCGAGTTTCGCCTCGCGGTCCGCGATCGCCTCCTCGTCGGCCTCGATCCGCTCGGCGAGTTCGGCCGCCTCATCCCGGGCCGACTCGGCCTCGGCCTCGAGGTCGTCGGCCGCCTCGCGGAGGCGTTCGACTTCTTCGGTCCCGGTCTCGATCGCCACCGTCACCTCCTGCAGTTCGTCCCCGAGGACCTCGTCTCGTGCCTCGAGGTCCGCGATGCGGTCCCGGACATCGGCCTCGTCCGGGTCGGCCGCCTCGAGGTCGACGTCCGCGAGCAGGGCCGCGCGCTCGTCGGCCAGCGCATCGCGGCGCTCCCGACGCTCGCCGATCTCGTCGCTGGCGTCCTCGCGGTCGCGCTCGGTCTCTTCGATCTTCGCCCGTAGCTCCTCGAGTTCGCTCTCGAGGGCCGCGATCTCCTCGCGGGTCTCCTCGTGGCGCTCGAGGACCTCCCTGGCGGTCTCTAGGGTTTCCGCGGCCTGCTCGCGCTGGGTCTCGTAGTTGTCGATCTCCTCGGTGAGTTCGGCCCGGCGCGATTCGAGGTCGTTCAACCGGTCGTGGAGGTCCCGTGATTCCTTCTCCGCGACCTGCGTTTCGAGGTCCTCGAGGACCTCCCGCTGACCGTCAAGCACCGTCTTGACGCCGAGTCGGGCCTCGCTGGCCCGTTCGCGGTAGTCCTCGAGCGCGCCCAGTTGGAGGAGGTCGTCGATCATGTCCTGGCGATCGCTCGGCGAGGCGTGGATGAGCTTGTTGACCTCGCCCTGGCGGACGTACGCGCAGTTGACGAACGCCTCGGCGTCCATCCGCAGGAGTTCCGTGACCTCGCGGCGCACGTCGCGGGCCCCCTCGATCGTCTCCGTCGGCGTCTCGAGGACGCACTTCGTCGTGGTCGCGCGGTCGCCGCGCAGTTTGAGTCGGCGTTCGACGCGGTATTCGCGACCGTCGTGGGTGAACCAGAGTTCGACTTCGGCCTCCTCCTCGCCGGTCGTGATCACGTCGTCTAAGGTGCGATCGTCCAGGGCCTTCGAGCCGTAGAGCGCGAAGAAGACGGCCTCGAGCAACGTCGATTTCCCGCTGCCGTTGACGCCGTGGACGACGGTGACGCCGCGCTCGAGTGTCAGGTCGGCGTCGCCGTAGCACTTGAAGTTCAGCAGGCGGACGCGATCGGCCTTCACGCGAAATCACCCAGCGAGGCGGCGTCGGCGTCAGCGTCGACTGCGTCCTCGGCGTCGCCCTCGGATTCGTCGGTGGTCGTCCCGCCGTCACCGTCCGGTTCGGCCTCGCTCGAGTCGCCCCCCTCGGCCCCGAGTTCGTCGGCGACCGTCGTCACGTCGTCGTCCGCGGGTTCCCGGTCGGGCGCGGGCTCGAGCGCCGACGCATCCTCCTCGAGCAGGTCCCGGACCCGGCGTTCGACGCGCTCGCGGACGTTCGCGTCGGCGAGGTCGTCGGTCCGAACGGTCTCGTCGATCTCGCGGGCGGCGTCGCTCAGCCCCAGTTCGCGCACCCGTTCGCGGACGGCGGCGTCGGGGTCGGCGAAACTCACCGAAACGTCCTCGTCCTCGTCGGGTAGTTCCCGGCGGTCGTTGACCCGGGCGACCAGGGCCCCGCGGTCGATCGCGAGCTCCTCGATCGCGGCGGGCGTGATCGGCCGGCCCTCGCCCTCGACGGTAACGATGACGACCGCGTCCGCGAGATCGTGCTGACGGACCCGCTCCTGGACGCGGTCGACGCCCTCGCCCTCGGCGAGGTCTACGTCGACGAAGACGAACTCGCGGGTGTCGGGCAGGCCGCGGCGGCTGATCGCGACCGCGTCGTCGAAGTCCACGAGGTTGTAGCCCCGGTCCGCGCGCTCGCTGGCGCTCGCCCGCTCGGTCGACCCGCAGTAGGTGACCCAGGTGTCACGGACCTCGGCGGTGTCGGGCGTGTGGTTGTCACCCAGCAGGACGGCGTCGAAGTCGACCGTCGACTCGTCGAGGACGGTCTCGGTGTCCCAGTCCGCGTGCGCGAAGGGTTCGAAGAGGCCGTGGCTCACGAGGGCGGCGTGGTCGGCCCCCGCGGGGACGGGGTCGAACTGGTACTCGAGGTCCTCGCGCCGGGACCGGGGGACGAAGTCCAGCCCGTAGACGGCGACGTCGTCGACGACGACCGGCTCGGCACCGAGCCGCGTCGCGAGGCCGAGGTCGGCGAAGAGATCGAGCCACTGGGCGTCGCGTTTCGACTCGTGGTTGCCGACGACGGCCAGAAAGGGAATCCCGGCGTCCGAGAGCGTCCGGAGGATATCGACGGTGCCCTGCAGATCGACGAGGCTCGGCCGGCGGTCGTGAAAGAGGTCGCCGGCGTGGATCACCGCGTCGACGTCGTCGGCGACGGCGTCCTCGACGACCGAGCGGAAGGCCTCGAGGAAGTCCCGTCGTCGCTCGGGCGAGTTGTACTGCTGGTACCCGATGTGGGTATCGCCCGTATGGATAACCCGCGTCATTGGCCAGTCGTTGGCGAGCCGACCCTAAATGGGTTCTGTAACCGAAGTGAAAGTGAGGTCGACAGGTCACGCGGGACGACGAACGCCCCACTGCTCACTGCACGAGGATCGCGACCGATCCGAAAAACGGAGCCGAGTAGAATCGCTCGAGGAAGGGTCGGACCGTTACGACTGAATGTCGAGGCTGTACAGGCGCTTGCGAGCGTCGGAAAACGAGAATCGCGAGTCGATGACGTTCGCCTCGTCGAGCCGGTTCAGGGCGTACCGAACCGTCCGCGAGGGCAACAGCGTCTCGTCGGCGAGCTGTTGCTGGGTCATCGTGTCGTTGTACTCGAGGACCTTCGCGACGAGTTTCGCGCTCGGGGGCAGATCCCGGACGTCGTCCCACGTTCCGCGCTCGCTGGTCTCCTGTCGAAGCGGCTCTGAAGCACTCATCTTACCCCTCCATTTCGGATACGGGATAATAATATTTTCTATCGCATTTAATGCCTATCAGTTATGGCACGAGTTGAGTACACCTACCCGAAGTCTCTTAAGAACCAGCACCCAAAAGACGGGTGATGAGCGACACCGTGGACGACGTCGACCTCCCATACGACGAGGACGAGGCGTCCCAACAGGAGAAAATCCAGGCGCTCGAGGAACGGCTGGAGATCCTCGAGACACAAAACGAGGAGATGCGGGACAAGCTCCTCGATGCCAACGCCGAGAACAACAAGTACCAGCAGAAACTCGAGCGGCTCACACACGAGAACAAGAAGCTCAAGCAGTCCCCGCTGTTCGTCGCTACCGTCCAGGAAGTCACGGACGAGGGCGTCATCATCAAACAGCACGGGAACAACCAGGAGGCCCTGACCGAGGTCACCGACGAGATGCGCGACGACCTCGAACCCGACGCCCGGGTCGCGGTCAACAACTCGCTGTCTATCGTCAAGCCGCTCTCGAACGAGACCGACGTCCGCGCCCGCGTGATGGAAGTCACCGAGAGCCCGGAGGTCAGCTACGAGGACATCGGCGGCCTCGAGGAGCAGATGCAGGAGGTCCGGGAGACCGTCGAGATGCCCCTCGAGAAGCCCGAGATGTTCGACGACGTGGGCATCGACCCACCCAGCGGCGTTCTCCTCTACGGGCCGCCGGGAACGGGCAAGACGATGCTCGCGAAGGCCGTCGCCAACCAGACCGACGCCACCTTCATCAAGATGGCCGGCTCGGAGCTGGTCCACAAGTTCATCGGCGAAGGCGCGAAGCTGGTCCGTGATCTCTTCGACGTCGCCCGCGAACACGAGCCCGCAGTTATCTTCATCGACGAGATCGACGCCATCGCCGCCAAGCGAACGGAGTCGAAGACCTCCGGCGACGCCGAGGTCCAGCGGACGATGATGCAACTACTCTCGGAGATGGACGGCTTCGAGGAGCGGGGCGAGATCCGGATCATCGCCGCGACCAACCGCTTCGACATGCTCGACCGCGCCATCCTCCGGCCCGGCCGGTTCGACCGCCTGATCGAGGTCCCGAAACCGAACACCGAGGGCCGCGAGATCATCTTCGAGATCCACACCCGCGGGATGAACGTCTCCGACGACGTCGAGTTCGCCGAGCTAGCGGCCGACGCCGAGGACGCCTCCGGTGCCGACATCAAGGCCGTCTGTACCGAGGCCGGCATGTTCGCCATCCGCGACGATCGCACCGAGATCCGGATGGAGGACTTCCGCAACGCCTGGGAGAAGGTGCAAGCCGAGTCCGACGAGACCGAAGACGTCTCGAAGACCTTCGCCTGATACGGGTTGCTGTCCGATTTTCGGTGAACCGAGGGCGGTCGTGGTCCCACCGACAGTGATAGACGGGAGCCCGTCTGAGACAGCGTCGGGAGGTCGGTACCGCTTTCTACTGGGTTCGATTTACGGACCGACGAGCGGCTCGCTCAGTACGGTCCCGCTCGAGGGGCAAGCGGGACCACAAAGCATATTTCCCCCAACGCCAACCCGTCGAGCAGGACGGTGGACAGCGGGTAGGGGTACTCGCAGTTTCTGTCCACCGGTTTATCACACCCTCGAGCGCCGGCAGCGCCTCTCGACGGCCACCGTCGGGACCCACGAGGGGAGTGCAGCGACGGGCCGGGGACGGTATCTCAGCGTCTCGTCCGAAGCAGTCGCCCGTTTCGTCCGGCGCTCGTCGGAGTGCCGTTGTCGTTTCCGTCGCAACCGCAGGACGTGGCGATTGGGCGGATAAATCGGTACAGCAGTCCGCCTACTCGTCGCGTTCGATGACGAACTCGGTGAACTCCTCGAGCTTTCGGGCCGTCTCGTCGTCGAAGCCGAGACCGTCGATCTCGGCGCGGGCCTGAGCCGCCAGATCGAGGGCGCGCTCGCGGGCGTACTCGATGCTGCCGGCGTCGGCGAGGATCTCGAGGGCTTCACTGACGTCGTCGTCGGTGCTGTCGTCGGCCGCGAGGATCGCCTGCAGTCGGTCGGCGCGCTCGGGGTCGCTCGCTTCGATCGCGTGAATGACCATGAGCGTCTTCTTGCCCTCGCGGATGTCGTTGCCGAACTCCTTGCCGAAGTCGCCGGCCCGGCCCAGCGAGTGTTCGACGTCCAAGATGTCGTCGCCGATCTGGAAGGCGACCGCGGTCAGTTCCGCGTACCGCGCGATCGCCGCCTCGACCTCGGGGGGCTGGTCGGCGAGGATCGCGGCCAGTCGCGCGACGATCCGCCCGAGACAGCCGGTTTTGCACGCGCACATCTCGAGGTACTCCTCGGTGCCGATCCGGACCTCGCGCTCGTTGTGCCAGCAGATGTCCATGCCCTGCCCGAGATGCGTGCGGTTGAGTTCTTCCATGAGCATCTCGTAGGCGGCAAGTTGCCGGTCCGCGGGGAGATCGGCCGGGTCGTTCGTGATGATCTTCAGCGGCAGGAAGTACATCGCGTTGCCGGCGTTGAGCGCGATGTCGCGGCCGTAGACGCGGTGGAGCGCCGGCTCCCCCCGGCGGATCGTCGCCCCGTCCTCGACGTCGTCGACGATGATCGTCCCGTTGTGCAGGATCTCCGGAATACAGGCGTAGGGAAGATACTCGGCGGGATCCTCACCGAACCCCTCCATGAAGACGAGAAAGAGGACCGCCCGCCAGCGTTTGCCGCCGCGGTCGAGCAGGTCCCACAGCGGCGTCGAGAGCGCTCGCTGGATACCCTCGGGATCGTACTCGTAGGTCGGCGGTCCGAAGTACGATTCGAGGTGGTCGGCGTCGATCTCCCGTGGGACCAACTCGGCGATGGCCTCGTCGATCGCCGGTCGCCAGTCGGCAAGCGTTTCCCGCATACGCGGTCCGAGAGGGAGCGGCCTAAAAAAGATTCGTAGTTCCGTGTGACTGAACTGTCATCAACGACGGAACGGTTCCAACCGCGGCCCGGCTCCGCGAGCGGAACCGTTACCCGGCCGTACCGTGACGTGTCGGGCATGTCCGAGTGGATCGGCAACGTCTTCGAGAGCGATGTCGGCTGGGACCACCTCGAGGCCCTCGTCGACGTGGGGAATCGCATGGCAGGCAGCGAGGGCGAACGCGAGGCCGCCGAACTGACCCGGGGCGCGCTGGCCGACGCCGGCGCGCGAAACGCCCGCCTCGAACCGTTCGAGATTCAGGGCTGGGAGCGGGAAAGCAGTGCGATCGA containing:
- a CDS encoding DUF7346 family protein; the protein is MNTVEDDTGKRYLLRKRSEDASLVRDPETGNECYIRNDRLEAVDQTALETAARSVPDPVLTLLTSVHDAETLGLLVELAERGPLGVRTLLDAYDFCESDLHGRLTVLSAAGLLEEAEIAGERGYRVTEDCETALEAIRPTVDSTTDAD
- a CDS encoding DUF7322 domain-containing protein, with the translated sequence MVFDRTENEPDEWDPEEEYYDPDSDGLTIPQVSGDDGPGDLDDLSSAIESPEVEVNDADVPADLLQTFWALVLVLNAAVLAVSLGLLILLFEGYSTRVPALVVAGVVLFGFAVRRYRRFQADDPDAEPRPESDDGAETTSGSVAQEQSPNRDEPS
- the mre11 gene encoding DNA double-strand break repair protein Mre11; protein product: MTRVIHTGDTHIGYQQYNSPERRRDFLEAFRSVVEDAVADDVDAVIHAGDLFHDRRPSLVDLQGTVDILRTLSDAGIPFLAVVGNHESKRDAQWLDLFADLGLATRLGAEPVVVDDVAVYGLDFVPRSRREDLEYQFDPVPAGADHAALVSHGLFEPFAHADWDTETVLDESTVDFDAVLLGDNHTPDTAEVRDTWVTYCGSTERASASERADRGYNLVDFDDAVAISRRGLPDTREFVFVDVDLAEGEGVDRVQERVRQHDLADAVVIVTVEGEGRPITPAAIEELAIDRGALVARVNDRRELPDEDEDVSVSFADPDAAVRERVRELGLSDAAREIDETVRTDDLADANVRERVERRVRDLLEEDASALEPAPDREPADDDVTTVADELGAEGGDSSEAEPDGDGGTTTDESEGDAEDAVDADADAASLGDFA
- the pan1 gene encoding proteasome-activating nucleotidase Pan1, with translation MSDTVDDVDLPYDEDEASQQEKIQALEERLEILETQNEEMRDKLLDANAENNKYQQKLERLTHENKKLKQSPLFVATVQEVTDEGVIIKQHGNNQEALTEVTDEMRDDLEPDARVAVNNSLSIVKPLSNETDVRARVMEVTESPEVSYEDIGGLEEQMQEVRETVEMPLEKPEMFDDVGIDPPSGVLLYGPPGTGKTMLAKAVANQTDATFIKMAGSELVHKFIGEGAKLVRDLFDVAREHEPAVIFIDEIDAIAAKRTESKTSGDAEVQRTMMQLLSEMDGFEERGEIRIIAATNRFDMLDRAILRPGRFDRLIEVPKPNTEGREIIFEIHTRGMNVSDDVEFAELAADAEDASGADIKAVCTEAGMFAIRDDRTEIRMEDFRNAWEKVQAESDETEDVSKTFA
- a CDS encoding DUF7331 family protein; translated protein: MIDVSTYLNDDATDRREPSSQPAGTATIESYETEDGVVFYDAENPLAWVETSRTLTLEELA
- a CDS encoding MarR family transcriptional regulator; its protein translation is MSASEPLRQETSERGTWDDVRDLPPSAKLVAKVLEYNDTMTQQQLADETLLPSRTVRYALNRLDEANVIDSRFSFSDARKRLYSLDIQS
- a CDS encoding polyprenyl synthetase family protein, which gives rise to MRETLADWRPAIDEAIAELVPREIDADHLESYFGPPTYEYDPEGIQRALSTPLWDLLDRGGKRWRAVLFLVFMEGFGEDPAEYLPYACIPEILHNGTIIVDDVEDGATIRRGEPALHRVYGRDIALNAGNAMYFLPLKIITNDPADLPADRQLAAYEMLMEELNRTHLGQGMDICWHNEREVRIGTEEYLEMCACKTGCLGRIVARLAAILADQPPEVEAAIARYAELTAVAFQIGDDILDVEHSLGRAGDFGKEFGNDIREGKKTLMVIHAIEASDPERADRLQAILAADDSTDDDVSEALEILADAGSIEYARERALDLAAQARAEIDGLGFDDETARKLEEFTEFVIERDE
- the rad50 gene encoding DNA double-strand break repair ATPase Rad50 — encoded protein: MKADRVRLLNFKCYGDADLTLERGVTVVHGVNGSGKSTLLEAVFFALYGSKALDDRTLDDVITTGEEEAEVELWFTHDGREYRVERRLKLRGDRATTTKCVLETPTETIEGARDVRREVTELLRMDAEAFVNCAYVRQGEVNKLIHASPSDRQDMIDDLLQLGALEDYRERASEARLGVKTVLDGQREVLEDLETQVAEKESRDLHDRLNDLESRRAELTEEIDNYETQREQAAETLETAREVLERHEETREEIAALESELEELRAKIEETERDREDASDEIGERRERRDALADERAALLADVDLEAADPDEADVRDRIADLEARDEVLGDELQEVTVAIETGTEEVERLREAADDLEAEAESARDEAAELAERIEADEEAIADREAKLDALADDLEAARDRFDDAPIAFGEAEAHLADLEADREELTAAINDVTADIRAAENAIEESERLLEEGKCPECGQPVEDSPHVDVLEDKRTELADLEDRREELTAERDALDERLERAETLCEAEREVERLEDNRENVSQLLAEKREALADRRDQRDALCEEADDLAAEAEEKRAAAEEREAEVADARSALGELNAERGEITAEIETLERAAEIADERAALADEIERLRERRQDWAEMNEERRETLSEKRERKRELESEFDEDRVETAREDEENAAAYIERVDEKLTDLEADRDAVQGQIGGVEEKLEELDRLRGRLETVEERCEHLESLYDEAETLQTTYGELRAELRQRNVETLERLLNETFELVYQNDSYAAIDLDGDYRLTVYQKDGEALEPEQLSGGERALFNLSLRCAIYRLLAEGVEGAAPMPPLILDEPTVFLDSGHVTQLVSLIESMRNDFGVEQIVVVSHDEELVGAADSLVRVEKDATSNRSRLQRGEPPESELLASD